From one Lolium rigidum isolate FL_2022 chromosome 4, APGP_CSIRO_Lrig_0.1, whole genome shotgun sequence genomic stretch:
- the LOC124706426 gene encoding expansin-B3-like, whose amino-acid sequence MANLSSDKAVIALVAFSSLLVSYAAAGRPGNFSASDFTADPNWEAARATWYGAPTGAGPMDDGGACGFKNTDQYPFSSMTSCGNEPIFKDGKGCGSCYQIRCTNDPACSGNPETVVITDMNYYPVAKYHFDLSGTAFGAMAKPGLNDKLRHSGIIDIQFKRVPCEFPGLKVTFHVEQGSNAVYFAVLVEYEDGDGDVVQVDLMEANAGSWTPMRESWGSIWRLDSGHRLQAPFSMRITNESGKQLVADKIIPANWAPSASYRSIVQYS is encoded by the exons ATGGCTAATCTGTCGTCTGACAAGGCCGTTATTGCACTTGTTGCATTCTCCTCCCTTCTCGTCTcctacgccgccgccggccggccggggaACTTCAGTGCTTCCGACTTCACCGCCGACCCTAACTGGGAGGCCGCCAGGGCCACCTGGTACGGCGCACCAACCGGCGCCGGCCCTATGGACGACG GCGGCGCGTGTGGGTTCAAGAACACCGACCAGTACCCCTTCTCCTCCATGACGTCCTGCGGCAATGAACCCATTTTCAAGGACGGCAAGGGATGCGGCTCCTGCTACCAG ATACGATGCACCAACGACCCTGCCTGCTCCGGCAACCCGGAGACGGTGGTGATCACGGACATGAACTACTACCCGGTGGCCAAGTACCACTTCGACCTCAGCGGCACGGCCTTCGGCGCCATGGCCAAGCCCGGCCTCAACGACAAGCTCCGCCACTCCGGCATCATCGACATCCAGTTCAAGAG AGTGCCGTGTGAGTTCCCCGGCCTGAAGGTGACCTTCCACGTCGAGCAGGGctccaacgccgtctacttcgcggTCCTGGTGGAGTacgaggacggcgacggcgacgtggtGCAGGTGGACCTCATGGAGGCCAACGCCGGGAGCTGGACGCCGATGAGGGAGTCGTGGGGATCCATCTGGCGCCTcgactccggccaccgcctccaggCGCCCTTCTCCATGCGCATCACCAACGAGTCCGGCAAGCAGCTTGTCGCCGACAAGATCATCCCGGCCAACTGGGCCCCCAGCGCCTCCTACCGCTCCATCGTTCAGTACAGCTGA